From Oceanipulchritudo coccoides, the proteins below share one genomic window:
- a CDS encoding FAD-binding domain-containing protein encodes MEKVIAWFRQDLRLEDNPAWIRAVESGKGVIPVYIHAQKEAGKWSLGAASKWWLHHALKDVEKQLARFGLRMIYRQGESEAELFALLKETGSRSVLWNRCYEPHRMRIDGRIKSRLKEEGCEVWSGNASLLREPWEVSTQTGNPYKVYTPYSRTCAKMPDHEPLSTTKSPKVPKDWPKGVSLEDLSLLPEISWDKGFHEFWNPTRKGGMGRLGAFLKAPVKHYDTGRDFPSEDGTSRLSPYLHFGQIGPREVAATVRKQTESSGLKTFYRELIWREFAYHVLYHFPDTPEKPLQPKYKRFPWVDEPAHLEAWQKGMTGYPIVDAGMRQLWKVGWMHNRVRMIVGSLLVKHLLHSWEHGAEWFWDTLVDADLASNTLGWQWAGGCGADAAPYFRIFNPITQGEKFDGEGDFIREYVPELAQVSDKYINCPWEMSEGEQIRANCRIGQDYPAPVIDHKAGRERALEALQKLKEADS; translated from the coding sequence GTGGAAAAGGTAATTGCATGGTTCCGGCAGGATTTGCGCCTGGAAGACAATCCTGCTTGGATTCGGGCTGTGGAGAGTGGAAAGGGTGTGATTCCTGTCTACATTCATGCGCAAAAAGAAGCTGGCAAGTGGAGCCTTGGAGCCGCTTCAAAATGGTGGTTACACCACGCGTTGAAGGATGTTGAAAAGCAGTTGGCCCGGTTCGGCTTGCGTATGATCTACCGTCAGGGTGAGAGTGAAGCGGAACTATTTGCGTTGCTCAAGGAGACTGGATCCAGATCGGTTCTGTGGAATCGTTGTTACGAGCCACACAGGATGCGCATTGATGGCCGCATCAAGAGTCGCTTGAAGGAAGAGGGTTGTGAGGTCTGGAGCGGCAATGCGAGCCTCTTGCGGGAACCATGGGAAGTTTCGACGCAGACCGGCAATCCCTACAAGGTCTACACACCGTACTCCCGGACCTGTGCCAAAATGCCTGACCATGAACCCTTGAGCACCACCAAGAGCCCGAAAGTGCCAAAGGACTGGCCCAAGGGAGTGAGCCTTGAGGACCTTTCACTTCTTCCTGAGATTTCATGGGATAAAGGCTTCCATGAATTCTGGAATCCCACCCGCAAAGGCGGGATGGGGAGACTCGGGGCCTTCCTGAAGGCACCTGTGAAGCATTACGATACCGGCAGGGATTTCCCTTCCGAAGACGGTACGTCACGTCTTTCCCCTTATTTGCATTTCGGGCAAATCGGCCCGCGGGAAGTTGCCGCGACGGTACGCAAGCAGACCGAGAGTTCCGGGCTCAAGACCTTCTACAGGGAATTAATCTGGCGGGAATTTGCGTATCATGTTCTGTATCATTTTCCTGATACACCGGAGAAACCCTTGCAGCCCAAGTATAAACGATTTCCCTGGGTTGATGAGCCGGCACATCTGGAGGCATGGCAAAAAGGAATGACGGGATATCCAATTGTGGATGCTGGCATGCGACAACTCTGGAAAGTTGGCTGGATGCATAACCGGGTGCGGATGATTGTTGGTTCACTCCTTGTGAAGCATCTGCTGCACTCATGGGAGCACGGTGCAGAATGGTTCTGGGACACACTCGTGGATGCGGATCTTGCCAGCAACACCCTTGGCTGGCAATGGGCCGGAGGATGTGGAGCAGATGCTGCTCCCTACTTCAGGATTTTCAATCCAATTACCCAAGGGGAGAAATTTGACGGGGAAGGGGATTTTATTCGCGAGTATGTTCCTGAGTTAGCGCAGGTCTCCGACAAGTATATCAATTGTCCATGGGAGATGTCGGAGGGTGAACAGATCCGTGCCAATTGCCGTATTGGACAGGATTATCCGGCACCGGTCATTGATCACAAGGCTGGGCGCGAGCGGGCTCTTGAGGCATTGCAAAAATTGAAAGAGGCGGATTCTTGA
- the sppA gene encoding signal peptide peptidase SppA yields MADFIIRVLKWLAALVTAYFILFLGLFLIIAILGVAFQPAPKVVEADSVLVLDLGFNLTDKPRDEDPGEILRAAIEGDLLHSISLRKALDGLKTAQNDPDISGLLLKGNVISDGYGGSFAALRELRQAIQAFASKKPVWAYLNTDSLRDIYIKSVATEIFSNPYGGLDFRGLRAERLYLGDAFERLGIGLQVVAFEEYKSAAESFQRGEMSDIEREQLGELIDDIWTVIAGDIAESRGLELKAINNLVSSELLLFGPEIPASGLADEQMSSDEFIDYLSGKSAYDKKRESFRQFAFTDYIRNTQSALPDLDLIMGSGNKVAVIYAEGILVDGEGVQGMLGVEPLIRYLREVRKDESVRAVVLRVNSPGGSATASFKLVREIELTNDKKPVVASMGGIATSAGYMISAPCEHIYASPSTITGSIGVVTMLPNIEGLAEKLSVNFEGVETHPFAGTYSLGRAKTEEEMRQVRALSKGFYTDFLNVVANGREMSVEDVRSRAKGRVWSGAQAIDLGLIDDLGGLTTAVQRAADLAGIGDDFTVIERPRALTLEEKITELLMESGMAKAVAPKPGTLQSLWRDVETEVQNLSNLNDPYGQYAILPYSLKIH; encoded by the coding sequence ATGGCAGATTTCATCATACGCGTCTTGAAGTGGCTGGCCGCCTTGGTCACCGCTTACTTTATCCTGTTCCTTGGTCTTTTCCTGATCATTGCTATCCTCGGGGTGGCCTTCCAGCCAGCCCCGAAAGTTGTCGAGGCAGATTCTGTCCTTGTCCTCGATCTCGGATTCAACCTGACCGACAAGCCAAGGGACGAGGATCCGGGAGAGATTCTCCGGGCAGCGATTGAGGGAGATCTCCTGCACAGCATTTCCCTGCGCAAGGCGTTGGACGGATTGAAGACCGCCCAGAATGATCCGGATATCTCCGGCCTCCTGCTCAAAGGCAATGTCATCAGTGATGGATATGGAGGCAGTTTTGCTGCTTTGCGGGAGCTGCGTCAGGCCATCCAGGCCTTTGCCTCCAAAAAGCCTGTCTGGGCTTACCTGAATACGGATTCCTTGCGCGACATCTACATCAAGTCGGTGGCCACTGAGATTTTCAGCAACCCTTACGGAGGGCTTGATTTCAGAGGTTTGCGTGCGGAGCGGCTTTATCTCGGCGACGCCTTTGAGCGATTGGGGATCGGGCTTCAGGTCGTTGCCTTCGAGGAATACAAGTCGGCAGCTGAATCTTTTCAGCGGGGAGAAATGTCGGATATTGAGCGTGAACAGCTGGGCGAATTGATTGATGATATCTGGACTGTTATCGCGGGAGATATTGCTGAATCCCGGGGACTTGAATTGAAAGCTATCAATAATCTGGTCTCGAGTGAATTGCTTCTCTTTGGGCCGGAAATTCCCGCCTCCGGGTTGGCCGATGAGCAGATGAGCTCAGACGAATTTATTGATTACCTTTCCGGAAAAAGCGCCTACGACAAGAAGCGGGAGTCATTCCGCCAATTTGCTTTTACGGATTACATCAGAAATACGCAATCGGCATTGCCGGATCTTGACCTGATCATGGGCTCGGGAAACAAGGTCGCTGTGATTTATGCCGAGGGAATCCTCGTCGACGGGGAAGGTGTCCAGGGAATGCTCGGCGTGGAGCCGCTCATCCGCTATCTCAGGGAGGTCCGGAAAGACGAGTCGGTCAGGGCGGTTGTCCTGCGGGTTAATAGCCCGGGAGGAAGCGCTACGGCCTCCTTTAAACTCGTCCGGGAGATTGAGCTGACAAATGACAAGAAGCCGGTTGTGGCCTCAATGGGTGGAATCGCGACGAGCGCCGGTTATATGATCTCGGCGCCCTGCGAGCATATTTATGCCTCTCCCTCAACCATAACTGGCTCAATCGGCGTTGTGACCATGCTGCCGAATATCGAGGGGCTTGCAGAAAAGCTATCCGTCAATTTTGAAGGAGTTGAGACTCATCCCTTCGCCGGGACCTACTCCCTTGGTCGTGCCAAGACTGAGGAGGAAATGCGGCAAGTTCGTGCTCTTTCGAAAGGCTTCTACACGGATTTCCTCAATGTCGTCGCCAACGGACGGGAGATGAGTGTTGAGGACGTCCGCTCCCGTGCCAAGGGGCGTGTCTGGTCCGGAGCCCAAGCTATTGATCTCGGGCTTATCGATGATTTGGGTGGCCTGACAACGGCTGTCCAGCGTGCCGCTGACCTTGCCGGTATCGGGGATGATTTCACCGTGATTGAGCGTCCCCGTGCGCTGACGCTTGAAGAAAAAATCACCGAGTTATTGATGGAATCGGGGATGGCCAAGGCGGTTGCCCCTAAACCGGGCACGCTGCAATCACTCTGGCGCGATGTCGAGACCGAGGTCCAGAACCTGAGCAATCTGAATGATCCCTACGGACAGTATGCCATTCTTCCTTACTCCTTGAAAATTCACTAA
- a CDS encoding DMT family transporter has protein sequence MPFHYLNPLICAFIFALASLSLKRGLVEGAGITRSAFVTNACFFFALLPLWWFFPSPIERSLLWAPAAAGVVAFLGGLFQMTALKVGDVSVATPLLGGKVLFVALFSTLILGNVLPFTWWIGAILAGTGVFFLGQNPGMGKTTNRLGLTIFLSVLSVASFAMMDILIAGWGQRFGFQRFVVLQQVITFGLSMGLIPFFKDSLFKMSSRCWPWLIAGSLLIVVQFYILNWTISTYKDPTAINIFYSSRGIWSVFLVLVVGPYFGNQERGHGWPVLWRRSLGAILLFAAICLVVFENVGSL, from the coding sequence ATGCCATTTCATTATCTTAATCCTCTCATCTGCGCCTTTATCTTTGCCTTGGCCAGCCTATCCTTGAAGCGTGGGCTAGTCGAGGGAGCGGGTATCACGCGAAGCGCTTTCGTCACAAACGCCTGTTTCTTCTTCGCCTTGTTGCCGCTTTGGTGGTTCTTCCCATCCCCCATTGAGCGTTCCCTGCTCTGGGCGCCAGCCGCGGCAGGGGTTGTGGCATTTCTTGGCGGGCTCTTTCAAATGACTGCCCTGAAGGTGGGGGATGTCTCGGTCGCGACTCCTCTTCTCGGGGGTAAAGTTCTTTTTGTGGCCCTCTTTTCCACCTTGATCCTGGGAAATGTCCTCCCGTTCACGTGGTGGATCGGAGCAATCCTTGCCGGGACCGGCGTCTTTTTTCTGGGCCAGAATCCAGGCATGGGAAAAACGACAAACCGTCTTGGACTGACCATTTTCCTCTCCGTACTCAGCGTCGCCAGCTTTGCGATGATGGATATCCTGATTGCCGGATGGGGGCAGCGTTTTGGTTTTCAACGCTTTGTCGTGCTCCAGCAGGTGATTACATTCGGACTCAGCATGGGCCTGATTCCATTCTTCAAGGACTCCCTATTCAAGATGTCGAGCCGTTGCTGGCCCTGGTTAATTGCCGGCAGTCTGCTCATCGTGGTGCAGTTTTATATCCTGAACTGGACCATTTCGACATATAAGGATCCGACTGCCATTAATATTTTCTACAGTTCCCGGGGAATCTGGTCTGTTTTCCTGGTCCTTGTGGTCGGGCCCTATTTTGGAAACCAGGAGCGCGGGCATGGCTGGCCGGTCCTGTGGCGCAGAAGTCTTGGAGCTATTCTCCTTTTTGCTGCCATTTGTCTCGTCGTATTTGAAAATGTGGGTTCTCTCTGA
- a CDS encoding TIGR01777 family oxidoreductase, with translation MSVSCQRLWDWHMSPGAFERLAPAWQNLIPVGIPDSPRDGAKAEFFLKAGLIKLKWVARLGPVDPPYRFVDTQETGPFAYWQHEHRIEESGPGASTLVDDVTYSLPFGLGSIPVFRNLARGELVKLFKFRHRRMCEDLERFPDELPGCGKVVLVTGSSGLIGRRLVPFLRTLGYTVRGLSRTPEGEGNFRWDPSAGFVDPKALEGCHAVIHLAGENIAGGRWTKERRERILQSRIDGTRTLVEGMAACSDPPSVLVSASGINYYKTGSSARSEDSSRGDGFLSEVCEAWESEALKAQTTGIRVVCMRTGIVLDPLGGALGKMLPAFQIGLGGPVGDGTQGFSWIAMDDLLDLYAAALRDPQLEGRVNAVHPQQVSQRQFRKVLGSVLHRPTVFPLPAIVVKALFGQMGEETLLADLTVQPTKLMDLGHNFRFKGLEDALSFMLGKTTS, from the coding sequence GTGTCCGTATCCTGCCAGCGCCTCTGGGACTGGCATATGTCCCCGGGAGCTTTTGAACGGCTGGCACCAGCGTGGCAAAACCTTATCCCGGTGGGCATTCCTGATTCACCACGGGACGGGGCCAAGGCGGAGTTTTTCCTGAAGGCAGGTCTTATTAAGCTAAAATGGGTTGCGCGGCTTGGCCCTGTGGATCCGCCGTATCGATTTGTCGATACACAGGAAACGGGTCCCTTCGCTTATTGGCAACATGAGCACCGTATTGAAGAGTCCGGCCCCGGGGCTTCCACGCTCGTTGACGATGTGACGTATTCTCTTCCGTTCGGTCTTGGTTCAATACCGGTTTTCCGCAATCTAGCCCGGGGCGAGCTCGTGAAACTTTTCAAATTCCGCCATCGACGCATGTGTGAGGATCTCGAACGCTTTCCGGACGAGCTGCCAGGATGCGGGAAAGTCGTCCTTGTGACGGGTAGCAGCGGATTGATTGGCAGGCGATTGGTTCCCTTTCTTCGCACGCTTGGCTACACAGTCCGTGGGTTGAGCCGGACCCCGGAAGGGGAGGGAAATTTTCGTTGGGATCCCTCGGCGGGATTTGTGGATCCAAAGGCGCTCGAAGGGTGCCATGCAGTCATTCATCTTGCGGGAGAAAACATTGCTGGAGGACGCTGGACCAAGGAGAGACGCGAAAGAATCCTCCAGAGTCGGATTGATGGCACACGGACCCTTGTTGAAGGGATGGCTGCCTGTTCCGATCCCCCTTCCGTGCTGGTTTCCGCATCGGGTATCAATTACTACAAGACTGGTTCTTCGGCCCGCTCCGAGGATTCTTCCCGGGGCGACGGTTTTCTTTCGGAAGTCTGCGAAGCGTGGGAGTCCGAAGCTCTTAAGGCCCAGACTACTGGTATTCGCGTCGTTTGCATGCGGACTGGCATTGTCCTTGATCCGCTTGGCGGTGCGTTGGGAAAGATGCTACCCGCATTTCAAATTGGATTGGGCGGCCCCGTAGGAGACGGGACACAGGGATTTTCATGGATTGCCATGGATGATCTGCTCGATTTGTACGCAGCGGCATTACGGGATCCTCAATTGGAGGGCCGGGTCAACGCGGTTCATCCGCAGCAAGTGAGCCAGCGACAATTCAGGAAGGTCCTGGGATCTGTTCTTCATCGCCCAACCGTTTTCCCTCTCCCTGCAATCGTGGTCAAGGCGCTCTTTGGCCAGATGGGGGAGGAGACCCTGCTCGCTGACTTGACCGTACAGCCGACAAAGCTGATGGACCTTGGGCACAATTTCCGATTTAAAGGCCTTGAGGATGCCTTATCCTTCATGCTCGGGAAGACAACCAGCTGA
- a CDS encoding cryptochrome/photolyase family protein: protein MRNLVVVFGDQLDHDASAFDGFDAKKDRVWMAESFKEASHVWSNKNRIAFFFASMRHFSEDLKASGRNLIYHELGKDDESLAGLLAKDLESLSPEAVVCTLPGEWRILEELRQTCDRADVPLDVRKDRHFLDSPENFREWAEGKKSIRLEYYYRELRKRHGILVTDDLKPIGGEWNFDKENRGAFGKAGPDPERPGPTSFPPDKTTQGVLELVEKRFPRHPGKLDSFAWPVTARDARKVLQDFISDRLPLFGKFQDAMWTGEPFLYHSLISSSLNVKLLNPREVVGAAVKAYETGAAPLNAVEGFVRQVLGWREYVRGVYWWKMPEYLELNGLAAGESLPEFYWTAETPYTCLRESIGQTLEFGYAHHIQRLMVTGLYGLLLGVQPKAMHEWYLAAYVDAVEWVELPNTLGMSQYGDGGIMASKPYIASGKYIQRMSNYCDSCPANPSESTGQCACPFTTLYWDFLIQKRESLGDNRRLSLQFRNADRLNSGKKAAISKRAKEVRADPSGKGLFS from the coding sequence GTGAGAAATCTTGTCGTCGTTTTTGGAGACCAGCTGGACCATGACGCCTCGGCCTTTGATGGCTTTGATGCGAAGAAGGACCGGGTATGGATGGCTGAGTCATTCAAGGAAGCCAGCCATGTCTGGTCGAACAAGAACCGGATCGCCTTTTTCTTTGCCTCAATGCGCCACTTTTCTGAGGATTTAAAGGCCTCCGGGAGGAACCTCATCTACCATGAATTGGGGAAAGATGATGAATCCCTTGCCGGTCTTCTGGCGAAGGATTTGGAAAGCCTTTCGCCTGAGGCAGTGGTTTGCACATTACCTGGTGAATGGAGAATTCTTGAAGAGCTGCGGCAAACCTGTGACAGGGCCGACGTCCCTCTTGACGTGCGCAAGGACCGTCACTTTCTCGACTCGCCTGAGAATTTTCGCGAATGGGCGGAAGGGAAGAAATCAATTCGTCTTGAGTATTATTACCGTGAGTTGCGCAAGCGTCATGGCATTCTGGTGACAGATGATTTAAAACCGATCGGCGGAGAGTGGAATTTCGACAAGGAGAACCGGGGTGCCTTCGGTAAGGCAGGGCCCGATCCGGAACGGCCGGGCCCAACGAGTTTTCCGCCCGACAAGACCACCCAGGGAGTTTTGGAATTGGTAGAAAAGCGTTTTCCAAGGCACCCGGGCAAGCTCGATTCATTTGCCTGGCCTGTCACAGCGCGGGATGCCCGCAAGGTCCTGCAGGACTTCATTTCGGATCGCCTTCCCCTGTTCGGCAAGTTTCAGGATGCAATGTGGACAGGCGAGCCCTTTCTTTACCATTCGCTGATTTCCTCCTCCCTGAACGTCAAGCTGCTCAATCCACGAGAAGTTGTCGGGGCAGCGGTCAAAGCCTATGAAACGGGTGCGGCTCCATTGAATGCGGTTGAGGGATTTGTGCGTCAAGTCCTCGGATGGCGTGAATATGTACGCGGAGTTTACTGGTGGAAAATGCCCGAGTATCTTGAATTGAACGGCCTTGCAGCGGGTGAGTCCCTTCCCGAATTCTATTGGACCGCTGAAACACCCTACACCTGCCTCAGGGAAAGTATCGGGCAGACACTTGAATTTGGATATGCCCACCATATCCAGCGATTGATGGTGACTGGCTTGTACGGCTTGTTGCTCGGTGTGCAACCGAAGGCCATGCATGAATGGTATCTGGCCGCCTACGTGGATGCCGTAGAATGGGTTGAATTGCCGAACACACTTGGCATGTCTCAATATGGGGACGGCGGCATCATGGCTTCAAAACCCTATATCGCTTCGGGAAAGTATATCCAGCGAATGAGCAACTACTGTGACAGTTGCCCGGCCAACCCCTCAGAATCGACAGGCCAGTGCGCATGTCCCTTCACGACTTTGTATTGGGATTTCCTGATACAAAAACGCGAGTCCCTCGGTGATAATCGTCGCCTTTCCTTACAATTCAGGAATGCGGACCGGCTCAATTCAGGCAAGAAGGCCGCTATTTCCAAGCGGGCCAAAGAAGTCCGTGCAGATCCATCCGGAAAGGGGCTATTCTCGTGA
- a CDS encoding tyrosine-type recombinase/integrase, which yields MEAGELPKAERALIDRFLRFLESERRYSLYTIRNYRQALEGLLHYICSSGNATKDVFQLVGPLTLRSYIIEAQRSGASKRTLHLRVSAFRSFFRYLRKHGEIEHNPVAGISVPKYRRPLPKFLTETEMARFLDSPMALLKAGETDAFSAHRDTLIFELFYGAGLRISEAVQANWGNYDSRSQCLKVLGKGNKERICPIGEHAAKLLQEFKTTHAVVKGRADPLLHNLAGQRLSAYWIQKRMKVYLRHAELPDDLTPHKIRHSFATHLLNAGADMRVVQELLGHASLSTTQIYTHVGLKRLKEAHQQAHPRA from the coding sequence GTGGAAGCCGGGGAGTTGCCAAAGGCCGAGAGGGCACTGATTGATCGCTTTCTGAGATTTCTCGAGTCAGAGCGCCGGTACTCCCTTTATACGATCCGCAACTACCGGCAGGCTCTTGAGGGCCTTCTGCATTACATTTGTTCGAGTGGAAACGCGACCAAGGATGTTTTTCAGCTGGTTGGCCCCCTGACCCTGCGGTCCTACATTATTGAAGCCCAGCGGTCCGGTGCGTCCAAGCGGACCCTGCACCTACGCGTGTCGGCTTTCCGGTCATTTTTTCGGTATCTTCGCAAACACGGGGAAATCGAGCATAACCCGGTTGCCGGGATCAGCGTTCCCAAGTACAGGCGACCGCTCCCCAAGTTTCTTACTGAGACGGAAATGGCCCGGTTCCTTGATAGCCCAATGGCCTTGCTCAAGGCCGGCGAGACAGATGCCTTTTCGGCCCATCGAGACACCTTGATTTTTGAACTGTTCTACGGTGCAGGCTTGCGCATCAGCGAGGCTGTGCAGGCCAATTGGGGCAATTATGACAGCCGATCCCAATGCCTCAAGGTCCTTGGCAAAGGCAACAAGGAGCGGATTTGCCCGATTGGTGAGCACGCGGCCAAGCTCCTGCAGGAATTCAAGACAACCCATGCGGTCGTGAAAGGCAGGGCTGATCCACTCCTGCACAATCTGGCCGGGCAGCGCCTCTCGGCCTACTGGATTCAGAAGCGAATGAAGGTGTACTTGCGGCATGCCGAGTTACCGGACGACCTCACACCGCATAAGATCCGGCATTCTTTTGCCACTCATCTTCTGAATGCAGGCGCGGATATGCGGGTGGTCCAGGAACTTCTTGGGCATGCCAGCCTTTCGACAACCCAGATCTACACACACGTTGGGCTCAAACGTCTCAAGGAAGCCCACCAGCAGGCGCATCCGCGGGCTTAG
- a CDS encoding iron-sulfur cluster assembly protein, whose protein sequence is MALHGTEIVLERDCPATRIPSGEPINLLAGESYTISQALGGSVTLRDSGGLYRIGLEDVEALGAELVSDILKEATPSDTDGPFSEELVWDALRQCFDPEIPVNIVDLGLIYDLQLNELESGSYHIDVKMTLTATGCGMGPTIAADAQSKIQALGAVESATVDIVWDPQWTPHMISDEGRKILGLD, encoded by the coding sequence ATGGCATTACACGGAACTGAAATTGTCCTTGAGAGGGATTGTCCGGCAACCCGGATCCCTTCGGGGGAGCCGATCAACCTCTTGGCTGGTGAATCGTACACTATTAGCCAGGCCCTTGGTGGAAGTGTCACCCTCAGGGATTCTGGTGGCCTTTACCGGATCGGCCTTGAAGATGTCGAGGCCCTTGGGGCGGAACTCGTTTCCGATATTCTCAAGGAGGCAACGCCGAGTGACACCGACGGCCCCTTTTCCGAAGAGCTCGTCTGGGATGCCCTTCGCCAGTGTTTTGATCCGGAAATTCCGGTCAACATTGTCGACCTGGGTCTCATTTACGATCTACAGCTGAATGAACTCGAATCGGGGAGCTACCACATTGATGTGAAGATGACCCTTACCGCCACCGGGTGTGGGATGGGGCCGACAATTGCCGCCGATGCACAGTCAAAAATCCAAGCTCTCGGGGCAGTTGAATCAGCTACAGTTGATATTGTCTGGGACCCCCAGTGGACGCCCCATATGATTTCAGATGAGGGTCGGAAGATTCTCGGGCTGGATTAG
- a CDS encoding ABC transporter substrate-binding protein: protein MKLPAYRCSRIRLPIRVLLLVAVLISSGCGRKDVKTDDEPALTEVILQTDWFPQPEHGGFYQALAKGFYLEEGLDVTILPGGPNAMSTQKVLKGDAHFAMNRADTIYSLAARDVPVLMVMATLQHDPQALLMHASNPINSFHDLNGRQVMAIPGLTWVNWIEAKYDIKLDIIPHDFGLERFLNDEEFVQQCLLTNEPYYVRRAGAEVKVMPLRESGFDPYHGIYCLQALAKSQPDLVRRFVRASIRGWEDYILNDPSPAFALISRKNPKMTPDFMAYSYTTMKEQNLVTGTESDPFTIGQLDPLRLKSLADELVRLGVIDPEKRLKTEDWVTTRFLR, encoded by the coding sequence ATGAAACTGCCCGCATACAGATGCAGTCGAATCCGCCTGCCGATAAGGGTTCTGCTGCTGGTTGCTGTCCTCATCTCGAGTGGATGCGGGCGAAAGGATGTGAAGACCGACGATGAGCCAGCCTTGACGGAGGTAATCCTGCAAACGGACTGGTTTCCCCAACCTGAGCACGGAGGCTTCTATCAGGCATTGGCCAAGGGATTCTATCTCGAGGAAGGTCTGGACGTGACGATTCTCCCAGGCGGCCCGAATGCCATGTCCACACAAAAGGTCCTCAAGGGAGATGCGCACTTTGCAATGAACCGGGCGGATACGATCTACAGCCTCGCCGCACGGGATGTCCCTGTTCTCATGGTCATGGCGACTCTGCAGCATGACCCGCAGGCACTCCTCATGCACGCCAGCAATCCAATCAATTCCTTTCATGACCTCAACGGCCGGCAGGTCATGGCAATCCCCGGGCTGACGTGGGTCAATTGGATCGAGGCAAAGTACGATATCAAGCTGGATATTATTCCGCATGATTTCGGGCTGGAGCGCTTCCTCAATGACGAGGAATTTGTCCAGCAGTGCCTCCTCACAAACGAACCGTACTACGTCAGGCGCGCTGGTGCGGAAGTGAAGGTCATGCCACTTAGGGAATCAGGGTTTGATCCCTATCATGGCATTTACTGCCTGCAGGCACTTGCCAAATCCCAGCCAGACTTGGTGAGACGATTTGTCCGTGCCTCCATTCGGGGCTGGGAAGATTACATTCTCAACGATCCTTCACCGGCCTTTGCCCTGATTTCCCGAAAAAACCCGAAAATGACACCAGACTTCATGGCTTATAGCTATACCACAATGAAGGAGCAGAATTTGGTCACGGGGACGGAATCTGACCCATTCACGATCGGGCAACTCGATCCCCTGCGCTTAAAGAGCCTTGCCGATGAGCTGGTCAGACTGGGTGTTATCGACCCGGAGAAGCGCTTGAAGACTGAAGACTGGGTAACCACCCGGTTTCTTCGCTAA